The DNA window AACTCTCAGGTACACAAAGCAATATAACATGAAAGGATTAACCCCTTCGCAGTGCTCACTTTCACAGATAGGTAAGGAGGggctgtagctcagtggtagagtacACTAGCATCTAGCATGCAAATGGTCACAGATTCAGTTCCAAGCATCTATAGCTAGAGCCACAAGTATGGCAGCATGAAGTCCTCCAGAACTGCTGTTGGTCACAGTTGATAAACCTGGGTGAGATGAATCAGGGTTCCACCATTTCCTGTTCCCTTTTGTCCTAAGTCCCCTCTTCTTGAGGGGTTCTTCACTTATATGAACCTCTGCTCTCTGGCTGACGATGAGGCTATCACTCAAAAAGCCACCTTCAAAGAAACAGCATAAGTACCTCCCTCTAATTGCTCTCCTTCATCCCTCTTCAGGAATGGATGTTGTGAATAATGCTAGTCAATGCTATCTCAGTCAAATTTACTGCTCTCCtagacagagtttggaaaagttacattttggactacaactccaataaTCTCCCAACCAGTGTgaatactggtgtgtgtgtgtgtgggggggaaggtttCTGCTAGTGGAGTGGGGGATTACAGTCATAATCAGACAAGTACAGATAGCAGTATCTTAACAGTGTAGGTATCATAATAGCTGCCATCCACAAACAATAATAGATGAGCTGATTAAACATATTGGGTGATTCATAAAAGCCTGTGTTCCTACTTAAGCTACAGGAGAAAAAGAGTTCGTGTGAAGTTCCATCTCGTGAaatcttactctctctctctctctttggaataATAATTTACTGTGTTGATGAATGTAGCCATGACAGGGTTACTGTCATGATTTTGTCCATGCTGAGGGAATGTCTATGTGTAAAACCTCTCACTTGAATACCATTTTGGGTGTCATGATTGTGACAATTGTTATCAAGATCTGTTCACTGAAATCACCCTAAAATTTTCTAATTAGGAGACATTGGCTTAACAAATGGACAATGCCACAGGTTCTTTTCTCAACATATAATGAAATACCACTAGGTAActtgatgtggtggcgctgcgggttaaaccgctgaagcctctgtgctgcagggtcagaagacctgcagtcgtacaGTAAGATCAAATCcgtgcgacggagtgagcccctgtcgcttgtcccagctcctgccaacctagcagttcaaaagcatgcaaaatgcaaaaatgcgagtagataaataggtaactcctcagtgggaaggtaaaaggtgttccatgtctagtcacactggccacatgaccacggaggagtgtctgtggacaaacgctagctctatgggttggaaacacagatgagcaccgccccctagagttagacacgatgggacaaattgccaaggggaactttcacctttacctttaacttgaCTGTAGAATCACTGACATATGTTATCTTCATGAACTTGAGTATATAGCAGCAAAGTCCATCATGATCAATGATTAAgctcaaaatattttccccagtgATGGGATGTTCAAGGTATATGCACAACATGAAGCTTTTGTGTGTGCCAAGAACATAGCTCCTCTTTGACAAGATCCTACATATTTAAATATCTGTTTCActtatttcttttcaaatatacATCACATGTGCAAAACATTTGTAATATGGCTGCTCTTCAATACGAGACATACCACCATATCACTCTGAACATATCTGATTTCACAAGTTAATTAGCTTTGGGCCTGGTCACCACCTGAATCGGAGACTACTAGGGAATACCCAGGATCTCCAGGTAAGGTTACAGAAGGATAAGGTCTAAAGCACTGGAGACCCGTTGCTTCCAGTCAGAGTTGGCAATATAAGGCTAAATGGGTCAAATTGCTGACTCAGTATAATGCagcttcctctgtgtgtgtgagaaagagagatttgcTTTTCcgcttcagacagcaaaatgtcttgggctgctgCTCATGCTCTAATAATGAATAAttatgctgccaagtcaattttgTCTTATGGTGAATTTTGcttgggttttctaggtacagagtattcagaagaggtttaccattcccctcctTCTGTAGGGTGACCTGGAGCTTTGATGTTTACCCGAGACTACAAAGATGGGCTCTTCTCCTGcaacacacagtggggaatcaaactccctacccCCTGCCAGATACCccagctcactgagctacccagccccTTTAATCTCTCCTTGTGCTAAAACCTGCAGTGATGGTAatcatttttatcagtgcagGAAATGTTGGTTAAGTCAATTATGCAgtaaaacaagtttttttaaattaaaatatggctTTTCACTCTTCTCCATGGAGGTTCAGGTTCTCCATCTGCTTTTCCCTACTAGTTAATGATAACAAGCTTTCTCCTGACTGGCTCTTAGCCCTcaattttattgatttttcagCTTGTGTAAACGATTTCATAATCTGTAACAGCCTGAAATCTTCACATAGCACTGTGTTGCCTGTATAACGCTTGCTCAGTAAGACAAGTATTACTATCATGAAATGTAAAACACATGCACTTGTAAAAGAAAGTCCTATTTGGCATTTTTAAAGATCGGCTATGAAGGCAAGTGGGTTTTCTTAGGAGTGAAAGGTTGCTGTAGCCTAGATTATCCAATTTTATGGGATTGCAGAATGTGTTTATGTAAGTAGAAGCTGGGTAGACTAAAAAACTGAATAATCGAAATTCTGAATTCCCTGTGTAATATCAGGCATATGTGAATGTTGCATTCAGAGCCATGGAGCTGAGTTCCCCCATTCTGCTAGCTAAGGTGCTTTCTTTACATTAAGTGCTTTGTGTAGCTTTTTAACTGAGATCAATACTTGAGCtcattaagaaaataatatggtGATTTCTGAAGACTGATGTCAGCTGAAATATTTGAACCAAAGTTTTGTGGGTGAACACATTCCTCCCAACAACACCTAAGTGTAAAACAAACTTCTCACGATCTAACATTACCAAGCTGCACATGGATAATGTAACACAAACACAATCTTTTATGCTATAAGAAATTGGCCCATTCATGTAAAAGTCTGGGAACAGTTCAAGGGtataatcttacaactgcaatgctgaaagggaccctatagatcatcaagtccagcctctatcaaggaggcacagtagagaattgaactcccaacctctggctccacagccagaggtaTATCTTATtgaccaaaacaaaaaagcattggGGGAGGAAGAAAGTGGTGTGAAGGACAttctccccacctttcccctgaCACCCACTGCTGCTAATATTGGATAGATGGAGGGTTGGTGGTGAATATAGTATACttaggatgtgatcagatggtCAGAAAGAATTGCATCTGATTGCGTTGGAAAGAGTTGATTTGCTAAGGGTGATCTCCCATAAAGTGATCCTTCTATCCAGCAGGAATTGCTCCAGGCCAGTCCCCCAAAAGACTAGCTCTGCCATTAGACCAAAAGggatccagcttgggcatggattggaTGGATTGAAGGTCAGCTCGAATCATTATTGCCCATACATTGCGTGCTCACCAGAAAACAACACCCTGCACTGGACTGGTCCACATggagtccaaaatgcaagctgttTCCCTGTCTGGTTGCACCCTTTGGTCTGACACTGGGGATTATTTGGCTCAAATCAACACTTGTCAGAGTTGTGTTAGCCTTAGGATTGCTACATGAATAGAAATAACACCATTACCCCAAGGCCTCAATCAGGTTTCCAGATTCCCACTGTTGCTTGAAGCAGCTGTTGTTGTTTGGGTCCTTATTTTCAGCACCTTGCACCTTTAGAAATTATGCCTCAAATCATGATGGGCCAGTCCTGTCATTAGGACAGAGGGAGACAATGGCCTCATGTCGCAGATACTGCAGGCTGGAATCGGCAGTGGCAGGCCCTCAGCCAATCCTGCTGACCCTTGAAGGCTACGACACAGGTTAATGGAAATCTGTGTTTCCTTCTCTTGCAATATTATTCCTCCTGTCAGGCAAACCTTTTAGTGCTATGGCCCTGAGACAGCAGATACACAAACAAAGCCAAGCTAttctgtttaaataaccaagctGTCTTTTCCTTTTAAGGATGCAGTGCTTCTAAACACAGACTGCTTTCTTCTTCCTTATTCCCAGCTTATCCTGTGCCACTTAAACTACCCTCAGAGGTCCTGGAGGACACCATCCAGCTGTGGGCTCACTCCACAGACAACAACTCATTTATCCAGTGCCAAGTACTCAACAGTGAATGAAATATAcatttattgtcttttaaaattttatgtcatTTACATTTTGCCTTGAATTCCAGTCAATGAAGAAAATGGGAATACAGTACATGTAAAAAAATACATCTTCTATTTTGCTCAAAACTGCTCAAGGCAGCCCACTGTAAGATTCAAAACAGTTACAAATAAAAACCTGTTGGTATTAAAACACAGTCAAACTGCAACTAGTTTAAAAGCATTTCAACATTAATAATACAAAGGAGATGCTTTCTCTTGCAATTTTCAATTCCTTTCACCAGATCTATTGACCTGCATTCCTGGTGAAGACTTGTATGTAAACACATTCACATGGTAGACAGAATAGCAAGTCACAACACCCACAGAGTCCTTCCACCCAGATCATGTGTTCGTGATGTGGCatattctttgtgtgtgttttttgtgctgtcccgtcggaactgacttatagcaactctaacagggcttcagaggcagtgacagattttactttcttgggctccatgatcacaacAGATAGTGAcaacagccaagaaattaaaaaacacttgcttcttgggaggaaagcgatgacaaacctcgacagcatcttaaaaagcagagacatcgccttgctgacaaaagtctgcatagtcaaagctatgttttttcctgcagtgatgtatggaagtgagagctggaccataaagaaggcttaccaccaaagaactgatgcttttgaaggagttggaggagactcttgagagtcctctggactgcaaagagaacaaacctatccattctgaaggaaaccaaccctgagtgctcactggaaggacagatcctgaagctgaggctccaactttggccatctcatgagaagagaagactccctggaaaagaccctgatgttgggaaagtgtgaaggcaagaggagaaggggacgacagaggatgagatggttggacagtgtcatcgaagcaaccaacatgaatttgacccaactccaggaggcagtggaagacaggagggcctggcgtgctctggtccatggggtcatgaagagtcggacacgacttaaagactaaacaataAGGGAAGTGAGATTCTTAacaagtgattttaccagttccattcccctagtgagtttccacggctgagtggggatttgaaccctattttccagagtcctagtccgtcactctgtccactacactacattgggAATATAGTAAAACTGGAATCCATGGTAAGATCAAGAAGGCTTTAAATATTCAATAAGAAcaacaaatattaaatattaagtttttaaaagacgAAAAATGTTCTGTCTTGGTTATTAATATGCCCTGTTTCAGAATCTCAGATAAGGCAGAACAGGGTAGGTTAAATGACTCATATGTAGAGACTAGTGTCTTACAGATTTGAGCAAAACACTGCTGCTAAAGGGTCCCAAAAGCGGGGAAAATGCTCCTCTGTGGCATACTGCAGGGTATGAAACATCGCCATCTAGTGGCGTACTGAACCACACTGTGGTGCACAAGCTTTATCCTAAATTTCAATGCACAGGATGGTGCAATTTCCTTGCATACCCTGTAAGTATAAACTGTTAGGCTTGTTGCATTTTAACAAAATATGTAGGGAATTTCTGCAGTGGGCAGATTGTTAAAGGTATTgcataaaaacaatatatttctcttttcaaATGACAGAAGATTATTATTTTGAAAGTGTCTTCAAGGTGGGTGTGTATATTGTAAAGAATGTAACATTTTTAAGAATCTGATTTATTCTTATTATAGAGCCATACACAGTGATGATTGTTTAGtttgtgaacaaaacacagccagTCTTTATTCGGATAGTTTTCTATGTTCTGCCTGATGTTAATTCAGTGGCCAATATTTATTGTAAAACTTTATTCTGTTTCACACTGGCATGATCAACTCATGTAAGCTGAGCAACcatataaataaatacctttccCAGTAAGGAGCGTGGAATGCAATCGTTTCTTCCTTACTTCACAGTGAGATGAGAAATCCCATGCTTACGTTACCATTGTAATATGTCATAAAAGAAGTGATGTATGTAGAACCctggagaaagaaaaattctTGGGTTCCAAAGTGAAGGTGCTGTTTCTTCTGTGCCTACTTGCTTGTTTTCCTGAGATATTCAGTGAGGAGAAGGGTGAGTGACAGACAGCAATAGGTATGTTGAGCTCTGACAGTCTCAAAGAGGCTGTGATAAAGACTTAATACGCCTTTGCAAAAACTGCTTTGCctcttcagccaaaaaaaaaaaagatagtttAGCTTCAAAAAAGCCAAAATACCTGATTCAGCAGAAGCTAGCTTCCTGTGAACTAGTATAGAATAAGAAAAATTCTACAAAGCTTTCACTGTTGAGCAAAATATATCTCCTCTTCGGCCTATTCTGCAGGTGTTTTCTTTGAGCTATCCTTTTATAAGGATTTcagttctgtttcattttgtcCCTTAATTAAAGTAAAGAGGGGGCACAATCCAGCCATGTAAACATTTCTGAGCTGGAAGCGATAGGCTGATTCATTGTCTAGTTTGTCCTAGTTGTGTTATAGACAGTCTGGAAGAACTATACTTTGGAATGATctcccattaatttcagtgagGGAGCCGGTGTATTGTAGGGGATAGAGTGTttaactaggactcaggagacctgggttcaaatctccacttggccgtggaaacttGCTGAGgagcactggtaaaactactacttaaatatctcagaCATTCTGGAAATCCTACAAggtttgccgtaagtcagaatcagcttgatggcacactaaacacaatttcaatggaacagatttgtgtgtgtgaacaTAACACAGAGCGCACTCCATTGCAAAATGATAATATTCAGCGAAATGACTCTGAAGAATGAAAcacttatttttttatatataacacATTTGCTGCTTTTGGCATTTTTATTTGTAACCTTCCTTCTCCGTACTTGCCCAAAAAGATATGTAaaaaggagttttttttaaaaaggtaggaaATCTCAAAAGAGTATGTCATGTGAACATGTGTGACCATTATTTCCTCCACACTGCCAGTAACAGAGCTTTCCGGATGAGATGCCGCTCTTCCCTGCTTCATCAAGAATTTTAACAAGAACAGAAAAGCTGTAGCATGAACATCAATTTCAAAGCACAACCTGAGCCTCAGCTGACCCCATATGGGAAAACAACTTATTTTGCTTGCAGACATACCCCACATCCTAAGACTGTGTGCCACATGAAAGGTAAAAGCCTCCTTCAATGCTGATCTCTGCATCTGCTTTTGGTTTTCTAGAGAGAAATGGCTGGCTTTATGCATGGGGTGAGTGGGTTAAAATGCACTTAGTGTTTGCAGGATGTAAAACAATCACCATTTCTCTCTGTTTGCATAatgacagagcttagaaaaattacttcagTTATTTCTGTCCATGAAAAGGATTTCTTTCCAGACCATGCACAGCTTGTATTACTTCTAGACACAATAATGACTGTTACTAATGACCTTCTTTCACATTTATCAGGGGTTAGAGCAAGTCAACTGCAGCTAATGAAATATGATAAATTAACAAACTATGCTAATGTGCTTTCTTCCTCTTAGGCTAATTAATATAGCCTCTGGAAGGGGCTACAGATCAGTGACAGAACATAAGCTTGAAACTATAGTCCTGAGTTCAGTTTCTGGCTAGGAAAGAAGCCTGCCTAAAACTCTGGAGAGCAACTGCTTGTCAGTGTTGGCAATATCAGGCTATACAAAGAGGTCCACTTCTGACTTGGTACAAGCGTTTTCCTACTGAGCATTTCactcaggcatccttcagtctcgaaagactatggtaacatgccctgtatggaggacttgaaacagcgtctagtgtggctgaggaggccaattcgagagtgacaattccttccacactgaagacaaatccaatctgtcccctggccagctccctggttttgctgcttttgtgacttcctctttgcctcggcctgctggacaagggtctattcaaattgggagaggccatgatgcaacgcctgcctctaggctgaacactcagatgtcagggtttcccatctgttgaggtctattcctaaggccttcagatcccgcttgcagatatccttgtatcgcagctgtggtctccctctggggcgatttccctgcactaattctccatacaggagatcctttggaatccgaccatcagccattctcatgacgtgcccaagccaatgtagacgtcactgtttcagtaatgtatacatgctgaaaattccagctcattctaggactactctgtttggaactttgtcctgccaggtgataccaaaaatcctaCTGAGCAATGTCAACTCAAATGCACTACTTTTTTTTGAACAGCCAATTAAATGGTTGTTCCGTTTGTGCTGATAAATCTCTAATAGCGCATTTGCACATACAAAAGAGCCCCTTAATTTTATAAGCCTGTGATGAGTGCCAATGAGCCCTGAACTTTGCATAGTCAAGTGCAGATGCACAGATGAGCTATTCCTAAGAAACCAAGATGTGGTTCATGATCTACATTTGGATTGCATCCTTTTAGAAGATTCAATCACACAAATAAGGAAAGTGTTACATTAAAGCCATGGTTTCTTTCCCAGGATTAAACGATACACCTGTCTGTGTCGTTAAAGATCGAGGCTACAATGAAGGACATTTCATCATACCAGGCCCTGATCATGGTCAATTTTACAGAAATGCTGGAACAGCTGCTGATAATTCTCTTCCCAGAACTACTTTGCCAAACCTGGTACAAATCCAACGGAGGGAGGATGTTACTGGTAAGGAGCCACTCTTATCACTATACAGTGATATGAACCTTCTGCTTCAAAATTATAGCTCGAATTCTCCCTATAAAGATCAGACGGTGATCAAGTTGGTTTGTTGCCTTAGGCTTCTGAGATTCACACATCCGAATTATTTTCTCCCCATTACCTTTTCCAATAAACATCAGAAGCTAAAAGCCCAGGAACCCAAGTCTCTCCTGCTGTCTCTGGGTGaatttctgacttgacagccaAGAGTGCTTTGTAGGGAGattagagcttgggaaagttattctTTGGGACAGTAGctgccagaattccccagccacaTTAGCTAGTGGGAGTtaacatgcaaaacaaaacaaaacgttCTCCAGTCTCTGGAAGAAAACCTGTCTCAGCACCTCCtcaaattctgtttcaaaattagctgctgctgaagaattgattgTTCTCCAGCAGATGCAGGCACAGGGCTGTACCTTGTTTATGAAAATATTTATGTTATAACTCTGAGCGAATGGCTCCCCAAAAGTCTCCCTACTATTTGTGAGCGGGAAAATTTGGGAAGACAATTTCACCAGACTTCTCAAAGGGACAGGGAAAATCTCTAACAGTTTCTCAAAGGTGCAGCTGAACTTTAGAGGTAGTTATAGcagagggtcccccccccccggttgctcATGATGAACTTTTGGGTGTTTCCCCCCCCGCCACTAGAAGTAGTTACAAAAACAATTGTTGGGCACCTTGGCTACCATTCTGCTTCCTCCATGTGTgccttttgtttgctttctgttacACCTCTCCTTATCACTTTGCAACTTCCCTGGTTGCCCAATTCCTGACCTTAAAACAGCCTATGAAATCAATTGCCTTATGGTCCCTATCCTTGAGATGTGGGAAGTGGTAGAGCTGCCAATTAGCACGAAGATGATTGTACAATGAAAGAGAGAACATTTGACACGCCCTTGACCTGGCAAGGTAGGGTAATCCTGAACCTCAGTCATGAGAAGTTTTCAAAAATTTACACATCATCAACATTTTTTCTGCAAGGAATCTCTTTCCAATCTCCAATGAGAATGGCTAGAATTCTCATGGGGCAAAATTATGAGCACAATACTAACTGATCTCCTGTGTGCTAGTACTACAGTGTCCCACACCTGAATTGGAAACATTCTCCCTCCACTAAATATCACGATGAATTGTGGGGCTGTTGTTTTTAGTAGTTTTTAATCCTTAACCATTTCAACACTAATTTATCAAAAAACTTTCTTCTATTCCAGATCATGCAAGAGATGAGATAGTGGACCTCACAAAAAGAGCAGGGAACACCCCGCTTTTAAAGCGAAAGGTAATTAGAAAAGCAATTTCTAGCACCGTCAATATTTCAGATCACCAAGACTTCTTTTAAAGCCAGATCCTCTgaaccacaggaaaaaaatgcacataATATCTCTGTTCTTGCATTTCTTGCATGTATTTTAAGGCACTATCAAACACTTTGggtcttgttttggttttaattttaaagCCTGTATCCACACACCGAGGTGTCTTCCTCTCTCAGCATCCTGAACAGGAACACTGCAGTATTTTGTTCCAAgggcttgtttgaatgtatttcTAGCCATGTTCTCAGCCTGCCTTCTCTTTGTCTGAACACACAAAGGATAAACAGAGTTATATGCTCGCTGCCTCTTTGGTCTGACAGTCCAGCCCCCTACAGTATATGGTTTAGCAAGCCTCAACATGAATCTACACATATTTGTCACATTTTAAACCTGCCCAATAACTGACATTCTCTGAtcgggttttatttttaaaacatgaaaatacccccaaaaggaacaaaataataaaacaaacaatagaaCCAAATGACTGTTCAACTCCTGTGCATGCAGGTGCGTGTATGATCTTGTGAATGGAAGCTTCAGTTTCTACAGGCATAAACACAGGGGGTGTCTACAGATGGTCTTCCTCCACTTAggagtttctgggaattggagtttGGAATCCTGTTGGCAGAGGTTATGCCCTGGCActctggtgatgtcatcagccagggCCACGCTGGGGCTGTTTCAGGAAATAAAAaacttctccctcctcctcaccAGCCAACAAAAATGTTCTGGCTTTAAATTATTCCCCATTTCCTCTCACTGTTCCCAAAGGCTGCCCCAAGACaggggatccctagggatcctcAGAGCCTGGTGATGTAGAGCAGAGCAATGGGAAGCTTTTAATGCTGTGATTAATGATATCATCAGAAAACTAGGGCAtaacttacaccaacaggattcaaGCCACTGTGtcattctggaagttgtcatccacCATAATGTGAAAGGCACACCAGTTCGGAGAAGATTACTGCATTACTTATCATAGATTAGGACCACTGAAAACATCCATCTAGCATGGGACTGAAGAACCCAAAGGTCAACTATGTATTCTAGTGCTACCACActtgaacagaaaaaaagtgaggaagggaattgtatttcttttgcttctctttaTATGGTACTTTGTCTTCAGGATGATCCTTTGAGGAAGTATCTTGGAGATCGTCCACATAGTAGAACTGCCCCGGACCACCGTCTTTCATCTGGCCAGGCAATGCGTTACAGACCAGAAATCACAGAGAATTTTAATTATACCCCATCTTATTTGGAGCATGAAATAAAAGTAAGATATAATCAATAATTATATTTCCATATATTCCCATATCTCCTATATTACATACCTCCCTCGTGTAAGATGAACTAGAAGGACAGCATATAGTACCCTCAGGCTACCATGCTGCACATTCTTATTCGAAAGTAATATCGAAATTACTTGTGAGTAACATCATTGGATTGCACTGTCTGTGTGAAAGCAACCAACCTGTTTAAATCTACTGAAAAGACAACTTTTGAAAATGTGTTGTCGGTGACAATGCTCCCGTTAAAAAGTTAAGAATGTTGGGATATGTGTGATACAAGCTTTTAAGTTTAATGAAATTCTTCATCAAGTCCAGTGAGTTTTCAGAGTACCAAAACAGCAGAAGGACAGGTTAGTTATATATAACTGGAACTTCCTGAGTGGTCTTCTATAAATTTGCAAACAGCAGTCTTGAAACTGCACAGAGCCCCACTTGAAATGTTTTAGAGCTTAAACAGTTTGTGGTGAGAATTTCACTCTGATGGCTCTTTCAGTACGTGCCGAGTGCCTTAACAGGCTTCCCTCGGTTCTAGTCCACCATCACAAAAAAAGTCACATGATGGATTGTGGGGAGGTGTTAAGTTCTCAGATGAGTGCTCAACTGAGCCACAAAGTGAGTGGTTCTTAGATTACAGAATATATGAATGCTGAGATAAGAGAATATGCACTGATTCTCCTGTAAGCTTTCCACAGAAAGGGGTCTGAAACAGTCTTATTGAGTCCTGCATTCTTTTGTGTTGTCACTGTTCCCCTGGAATAATGCATGAAGCCTGCAGACAGGAGCTGAAATTACTGATACCCAAGAATTATCTTGAAAATAGCATCTATTTCTATTACTTAATGGGAACAAATTACAATATTACTATACTTTCAAGGGAACAAGTTTCAGCTTTCATAATttcagaaaaataagaaaactgGTTCTCATTATAGTAGATCTAACTGGAGGACAGAGTCAGAGTCCCCCAAAAATTTCAGATAGAAGTAAAAACAGATGTTTTGCAATTCTAGATTAGATCCTGCTCAACTATAATGGataaattacagtacagtatttgtggaGCTAGAGAAATTGCAAAATTTCATACACACACCTTGCCCTTTGTTTCCTCAATTACAATTTGCTTAAATCCCATCAACTGAGATCATAGGAAAAGGACAATATTGTAATCAGAACATAccatgcatgtatgtatgaaCAAAATTAATTGAACAGTGTAAATTAAGTGACATTGTATGCCCAGTATGAGAACATGTACTGGACTCACATAAAATGTGCATTCATTTTCTAGCTCAGCCCTAATCCTGAGCcagacaaattctacaaaaaatgtacacttctcccttgaattgcatggttTTGAGCAACACAGATTTAGTTatgcattgattttttaaaataaataatatgaaaaaaaatcaataaatactaTGTTGCTATTTgactccaggaagtggcctgagaaaggtggaacTCAGACTTATTGAAGCCCCTGTTGTTGGCAGTGTGACAGTCCCCGATCTGATGGCAGCAGCCCAGATGGTCCCCCTCTCCTGGTATTGTGGCTCCATGCAGTGGTCAGGGAGGGTGTCAGGGCATGCAGGGAGGCTGATGTGGGTCAGAGGACGTCTGTGTGTCTCTATATATGAACCAAGTGTTTATGCTctgtagttatgttt is part of the Pogona vitticeps strain Pit_001003342236 chromosome 5, PviZW2.1, whole genome shotgun sequence genome and encodes:
- the C5H4orf17 gene encoding uncharacterized protein C4orf17 homolog; amino-acid sequence: MNINFKAQPEPQLTPYGKTTYFACRHTPHPKTVCHMKGLNDTPVCVVKDRGYNEGHFIIPGPDHGQFYRNAGTAADNSLPRTTLPNLVQIQRREDVTDHARDEIVDLTKRAGNTPLLKRKDDPLRKYLGDRPHSRTAPDHRLSSGQAMRYRPEITENFNYTPSYLEHEIKILEKLRDILQTDSLAEIQEWLGKATLQEKEFVSNFIRADITSRELLNYQQKPQKENEAERLNLQSMLKNQQAVQQGTADDTNQVRTPSQIPATNKGSKQDKDRGRLLSRTGKIRIPTSDHLPLEHSTSRSTVHGSQAYSPASSQNSTQLLYSKSRSKRSQRTSREYTHV